The Penaeus monodon isolate SGIC_2016 chromosome 6, NSTDA_Pmon_1, whole genome shotgun sequence genomic sequence aataataataataataataataataaaataaaataataataataataataataataataataataataataataataataataataataatagtaataataataacaatattgatgatgatgataatgataataataataataataatagtaataatgttcttacatcaacaacaataataatgacaatagtgttaCACTCATAACAGCAATCATAAAGCTCCCACAACTAATAAGCCGACATCTTCCAGACCAGAGTTGTCATGGTGATGGCGGCGATGCTGTCGACCTCCGCCAAGGGAGAGCAACAGACGCTCAACCCCATCGAGGACGATTTTCTCTTGCCATCGGAGAGTCACCAAGTCTCAGTCGTGGTCAAGGACGACCTCCAGGCCTCTGCTACAGGTGGGTTTGTTCTTACGAGGGGAAAGTGTTCCTTCAGGACTCTTTTTCTGGACTAAACGTAGTGGTAAGCACATCTGAGGGAATGTTGATGTGACGAAACGCAAGGATACCTATTCCGAGTTTGAGCCAtagccctctacctctcctcaGGATATGGAGGATACGGAGGAGGGAGTAGCTACGAAGGATATGGCGGTGGAAGCTCCTCCAAGGGGATCCGAGGCTACGGAGGTTCCCATAGCAATGAGGAAGGCGTCGGCGGCCATCGGAGGCACCACGCGGACAAGGGCCACAAGGGTAGCCACTACGGCGACCACGGCAAGGCGCAGTATAGTGTGAGTGAATTGTTAGATAATAAGTCTATATGTTAACGGTACAAatcagtggagagagagagagagacttacatacctacatacatatacatataaatcttctTTAAGTGTCCTGTCGTTGGCAACTATTCTTTTGAACCTAGTACGATCCTGAGTAAGATGGACAAGCTAGAGACAACAGTACAGTAGTTTCCCTTTGGCTTCTACACCGCAGCGCAGGAGCCAAGGATCAGGATTTGCCCCCTGGTACCCTGTAGCCGCCGTTGACCACGGTTCGGCTCTCCCGCCAATCACTGGTACTGGTGCTGCTGCTCCCCAACACTAGGACTAGACTTATTATTTGAGGGCGGCCGTACCCGCCTTGTCAGGGTTATGAGAGTTTTTGTTGGTTTATCAGTGCCACCTGAT encodes the following:
- the LOC119573989 gene encoding guanyl-specific ribonuclease pgl-1-like (The sequence of the model RefSeq protein was modified relative to this genomic sequence to represent the inferred CDS: added 18 bases not found in genome assembly); protein product: MQHNGWTRVVMVMAAMLSTSAKGEQQTLNPIEDDFLLPSESHQVSVVVKDDLQASATGYGGYGGGSSYEGYGGGSSSKGIRGYGGSHSNEEGVGGHRRHHADKGHKGSHYGDHGKAQYSRRSQGSGFAPWYPVAAVDHGSALPPITGTGAAAPQH